Proteins encoded together in one Terriglobus saanensis SP1PR4 window:
- a CDS encoding LysR family transcriptional regulator, with the protein MHYFKAVAESGGFGKAARLLNVSQSAVSEQVRDLEAEIAVPLIDRSNRNIRLTPHGEVFLTRVKEVLQLADGAVTAARRSFRGEEGSLSIGFFVGGIGSSFPKLIHAFRQKYKDIAVSLVEMTPVAQHDALVAGSIDIAFTRALPGTLKAELRSEIFYTERLSLVLPKGHPLAERASISVQELRAERFVINDRKNSPAVFDKIIALCDEAGFSPNIIATASVSSGVIALVESGEGIALLPKGSQLLGSSELVFVPVQDAAASVDLVVAWSAKHERKIHQSFLSLARQFRM; encoded by the coding sequence TTGCATTACTTCAAGGCGGTCGCAGAAAGCGGTGGGTTCGGAAAAGCCGCGCGCCTGCTGAACGTTTCGCAGTCCGCCGTGAGCGAGCAGGTGCGCGATCTGGAGGCGGAAATAGCTGTTCCTCTTATCGATCGCAGCAATCGGAATATCCGGCTCACACCCCATGGAGAGGTTTTCCTGACCCGGGTCAAAGAGGTGCTTCAACTCGCCGATGGCGCCGTGACAGCAGCGCGCCGATCCTTCCGGGGGGAAGAAGGCTCCCTGAGCATCGGATTTTTCGTTGGAGGCATTGGGTCCTCTTTCCCCAAGCTCATCCACGCCTTCCGGCAGAAATACAAAGACATCGCCGTCTCTCTCGTCGAGATGACCCCCGTCGCACAGCACGACGCTCTGGTCGCTGGCTCCATCGATATTGCCTTCACACGCGCCTTGCCGGGTACTCTCAAGGCAGAGCTGCGCTCGGAGATCTTCTACACGGAACGCCTTTCTCTCGTCCTTCCCAAAGGGCATCCGCTCGCCGAACGAGCGAGCATCTCCGTCCAGGAGTTGCGGGCAGAGCGCTTCGTCATCAACGACCGCAAGAACTCCCCGGCAGTCTTCGACAAAATCATCGCCCTCTGTGACGAAGCCGGCTTCTCCCCCAACATCATCGCTACGGCCTCCGTCTCCTCTGGAGTCATTGCGCTGGTGGAGTCAGGCGAAGGCATCGCCCTGCTCCCAAAAGGCTCACAGCTTCTGGGATCCAGCGAACTCGTCTTCGTTCCCGTGCAGGACGCCGCAGCCTCGGTCGATCTCGTGGTCGCCTGGTCCGCCAAGCACGAACGCAAGATCCACCAGTCCTTCCTGAGCCTGGCCCGCCAGTTCCGCATGTAG
- a CDS encoding PQQ-binding-like beta-propeller repeat protein, which translates to MALLTLFTTTLFAQQNQDWPIYNGRTTGDHYSPLTQINRTNVKTLKQAWTFDTGDQGIWESSPLIVGRTLFIATPTGSIVALDGATGKQQWRFDPETKSRQPIRGLAYLPEGKILAGIMSYLYELDAKTGKPVETFGKQGRIDLREDLDTDPAKATVALTSPGVVYKDLIILGFRAPETHPAPRGDIRAYDVHTGKLRWTFHTIPHPGEFGYDTWAAGAWEHAGAANAWAGMVVDQPRGIVYIPTGSAVDDFYGGDRIGNNLFANTLLALDAATGKRLWHFQGIHHDIWDRDFPAPPVLLTVQHNGKPVDAVAQTTKQGYVYLFDRVTGTPLFPIEEMKVLPSTVPGEKSSPTQPHSLLPEPLARQTLTADTLTTRSPEAHANALEQFKAMRSEGQFVPLSVDRITAVTPGMDGGAEWGGAAVDPRSGILYVNANDIPYITGLTANKPQSSAGAAIYNSQCAMCHAADRKGSPPAFPSLVGITDRLTPAQITDTVQNGKGRMPGFPNVQGEALQSLTDFLRAGKEDIVSGAAAEKTTERELASTGNVPTPFRFLGYKRFVDQDGYPASAPPWGTLNAIDMNTGKYLWRIPFGAYPELSAKGIPTTGTENYGGPVLTASGLLFIASTIFDRQMHAYDTRTGELLWHTELPFGGLATPATYAINGKQYVVIATGGGKDPTHPLGGTLVTFALP; encoded by the coding sequence TTGGCTCTTCTCACTCTCTTCACCACCACCCTCTTCGCCCAGCAAAACCAGGACTGGCCCATCTACAACGGCCGCACCACCGGAGACCACTACTCCCCGCTCACCCAAATCAACCGCACCAACGTAAAAACCCTCAAGCAAGCCTGGACCTTCGACACCGGCGACCAGGGCATCTGGGAATCGTCACCCCTCATCGTCGGTCGCACCCTCTTCATCGCCACACCCACCGGCAGCATCGTCGCGCTCGACGGGGCCACGGGCAAACAACAATGGCGCTTCGATCCTGAAACCAAGAGCCGCCAACCCATCCGCGGCCTCGCGTATCTCCCAGAAGGCAAGATCCTCGCAGGCATCATGAGCTACCTCTACGAACTCGATGCCAAAACAGGAAAGCCCGTCGAGACCTTCGGCAAGCAGGGCCGCATCGACCTCCGCGAAGACCTCGACACGGACCCCGCCAAAGCCACCGTCGCCCTCACCAGCCCCGGCGTCGTCTACAAAGACCTCATCATCCTCGGCTTCCGCGCCCCCGAAACCCACCCCGCGCCGCGCGGAGACATCCGCGCCTACGATGTCCACACCGGCAAACTCCGCTGGACCTTCCACACCATCCCGCACCCCGGCGAGTTCGGCTACGACACATGGGCCGCCGGTGCCTGGGAGCACGCCGGTGCCGCCAACGCCTGGGCGGGCATGGTCGTCGACCAGCCACGAGGCATCGTCTACATCCCCACCGGCTCCGCCGTCGACGACTTCTACGGCGGCGACCGCATCGGAAACAACCTCTTCGCCAATACTCTCCTCGCCCTCGACGCCGCCACCGGCAAACGCCTCTGGCACTTCCAGGGCATCCACCACGACATCTGGGACCGCGACTTCCCCGCGCCGCCCGTCCTCCTCACCGTCCAGCACAATGGCAAACCCGTCGACGCCGTTGCCCAGACCACCAAGCAGGGATACGTCTATCTCTTCGACCGCGTCACCGGCACACCGCTCTTCCCCATCGAGGAAATGAAAGTTCTGCCCTCCACCGTTCCCGGAGAAAAGTCCTCGCCCACTCAGCCGCATTCTTTGCTGCCCGAACCACTGGCGCGCCAGACCCTCACCGCAGACACTCTCACCACCCGCTCCCCTGAAGCCCACGCCAACGCTCTGGAACAGTTCAAAGCCATGCGCAGCGAAGGCCAGTTCGTCCCGCTCTCCGTCGACCGCATCACCGCCGTCACGCCCGGCATGGACGGCGGCGCGGAGTGGGGAGGAGCCGCCGTCGATCCCCGCTCCGGCATCCTCTACGTCAACGCCAACGACATTCCCTACATCACCGGTCTGACCGCCAACAAGCCGCAGAGCAGCGCCGGAGCCGCCATCTACAACAGCCAGTGCGCCATGTGCCACGCCGCAGACCGCAAAGGCTCACCACCCGCCTTCCCTTCGCTCGTCGGCATCACGGACCGCCTAACCCCGGCGCAAATCACAGACACCGTCCAGAACGGCAAAGGCCGCATGCCCGGCTTTCCCAACGTCCAGGGTGAAGCCCTCCAGTCCCTCACCGATTTCCTCCGCGCGGGCAAGGAAGACATCGTCTCTGGCGCAGCGGCAGAAAAAACCACCGAAAGAGAACTAGCCTCCACCGGAAACGTGCCCACGCCCTTCCGCTTCCTCGGCTACAAACGCTTTGTGGATCAGGACGGCTACCCCGCTTCCGCTCCACCGTGGGGCACCCTCAACGCCATCGACATGAACACCGGCAAATACCTCTGGAGGATTCCCTTCGGCGCTTACCCGGAACTCTCCGCCAAAGGCATCCCGACCACCGGCACGGAAAACTACGGCGGCCCCGTCCTCACCGCCAGCGGCCTGCTCTTCATCGCGTCCACCATCTTCGACCGCCAGATGCACGCCTACGACACCCGCACCGGCGAACTCCTCTGGCATACCGAACTCCCCTTCGGCGGCTTGGCCACTCCCGCCACCTACGCCATCAACGGCAAACAGTACGTCGTCATCGCCACGGGCGGAGGCAAAGACCCCACCCACCCCCTCGGCGGCACGCTCGTCACCTTCGCTTTGCCGTAG
- a CDS encoding efflux RND transporter permease subunit has translation MWIVKIALNRPYTFIVLAVLILLISPVVILRTPTDIFPNINIPVIAVAWQYTGLNPEEMEGRLTTPYEKAISTLVDNVAHSESTSYNGVSVVKIFLQPGASLETANAQVVGASQYLLRQLPPGVQPPEIINFSASSVPILQLGISGKGFNEQQLADFSTNTIRPALVTVPGAVLPLPYGGRTPQISVSMDQAKMQSKGVAPGDLLNAMAAQSVVTPGGTAKIGSNEYDIRSNAAPRTLDELSAMPVKQVNGATIYLSDVATVSNGSAFQTNVVRQDGRRGVLISVLKSGNSSTLDVVGGIRGVLPRVAQLVPPELKITPLSDQSVFVRSAVSGVVREAIIAAGLTGLMILLFLGSWRSTLIIAVSIPLSILTSILVLSAFGETINTMTLGGLALAVGILVDDATVTLENIERFLEEGYELREAILDGAAQIAVPALVSTLCICIVFLPMFFLSGVAKYLFAPLAEAVMFAMIASYIFSRTLVPTLAMYLLRHKNNEPSRNPLVRFQRGFERTFERVRSAYQLLLTRLVLRRKLFIPVFLLVCLSAGLIIPFLGQDFFPNSDSGEFILHVRSKTGTRIEETARLADQVEQSLRRKIPAGELDNILDNIGLPNSPYNTMHMTNGSIGPGDGDILVSLKEDHRPTAEYVRQLRAELPREFPGTTFYFLPADITTQILNFGLPAPIDVQIQSADSDASEAIAAQLLTKLKQVPGLADLRIQQQSDYPTLDVNLDRTKAAQGGFTTRDVTQSMLNTLSGSQQISPMFFLNYKNGVNYPLVAQTPQYSITSVQDLQNIPINSTTPVQRTTPELLGDLASIKRGHEMSVVSHYNIRRVVDIYGSVQDRDLGAVAKDVQKIVDAQKNVPRGMFLSIHGQAETMRSSYTALLVGLVFAVLLVYLLIVVNFQSWLDPFIIITALPAALGGIILFLFLTHTTLSVPALMGAIMCMGVATANSILVVSFAKIKYEEHGDAILAAIEAGATRFRPVVMTALAMVIGMIPMALGMGDGGEQNAPLGRAVIGGLLCATLATLAFVPAVFALLHGRRKGVAGPAHPANEVAHA, from the coding sequence ATGTGGATTGTTAAGATCGCGCTGAATCGTCCCTATACTTTTATCGTTCTGGCGGTCCTGATTCTGCTTATCAGTCCAGTGGTCATCCTTCGCACGCCGACGGACATCTTCCCTAATATCAATATTCCGGTGATCGCTGTTGCCTGGCAGTACACGGGGCTGAACCCGGAGGAGATGGAAGGCCGTCTCACGACGCCGTATGAAAAGGCGATCTCCACGCTGGTGGACAACGTAGCGCATAGCGAATCGACGAGCTATAACGGCGTTTCGGTCGTCAAGATCTTCCTGCAGCCCGGCGCCAGCCTGGAGACGGCCAATGCACAGGTGGTCGGAGCTTCGCAGTACCTGTTGCGTCAGTTGCCTCCGGGAGTGCAGCCGCCAGAGATCATCAACTTCAGCGCGTCCAGCGTACCGATTTTGCAGCTTGGTATTTCCGGTAAAGGCTTCAACGAGCAGCAGCTTGCCGACTTCAGCACCAATACGATTCGTCCCGCGCTGGTAACGGTTCCCGGCGCTGTGCTGCCGCTTCCTTATGGCGGACGCACGCCGCAGATCTCGGTCAGCATGGACCAGGCGAAGATGCAGTCCAAGGGCGTTGCGCCGGGCGACCTGTTGAACGCCATGGCCGCGCAGAGCGTTGTGACGCCGGGCGGTACAGCGAAGATCGGTTCAAATGAGTACGACATCCGCAGCAACGCAGCACCTCGCACGCTGGATGAGCTGAGCGCGATGCCGGTGAAGCAGGTCAACGGCGCGACGATTTACCTGAGTGACGTGGCGACGGTGAGCAACGGTTCGGCCTTCCAAACCAACGTGGTTCGGCAGGATGGACGGCGCGGCGTTTTGATCTCGGTGCTCAAGAGCGGTAACTCTTCCACGCTAGATGTTGTGGGCGGCATTCGCGGCGTGCTTCCGCGCGTTGCGCAGTTGGTGCCGCCTGAACTGAAGATCACACCGTTGAGCGATCAGAGTGTCTTTGTGCGGTCTGCCGTCTCAGGTGTTGTGCGCGAGGCGATCATCGCGGCGGGGCTTACCGGCTTGATGATTCTGCTCTTCCTGGGCAGCTGGCGCTCGACGCTGATTATTGCGGTCTCAATTCCGCTTTCGATCCTGACTTCGATTCTTGTTCTGAGTGCTTTCGGCGAGACGATCAATACGATGACGCTGGGCGGTCTGGCGCTGGCCGTCGGTATTCTTGTGGATGATGCGACGGTGACGCTGGAAAATATCGAGCGTTTCCTGGAAGAGGGTTACGAACTGCGCGAGGCCATCCTGGATGGCGCGGCGCAGATTGCCGTTCCCGCGCTGGTGTCGACGCTCTGCATCTGCATCGTGTTTCTTCCCATGTTCTTCCTGTCAGGTGTGGCGAAGTATCTCTTCGCACCGCTGGCAGAGGCCGTCATGTTCGCGATGATCGCCTCGTATATCTTTTCGCGCACATTGGTTCCGACGCTGGCGATGTATCTCCTGCGCCACAAGAACAATGAGCCTTCACGCAATCCGCTGGTGCGCTTTCAGCGCGGCTTCGAGCGTACCTTCGAGCGCGTCCGGTCGGCGTACCAGCTTCTGCTCACCCGTCTGGTTCTGCGTCGCAAGCTCTTCATTCCGGTGTTCCTTCTGGTCTGCCTGAGCGCAGGCCTGATCATTCCGTTTCTCGGTCAGGACTTCTTTCCGAACTCGGATTCGGGCGAGTTCATTCTGCATGTCCGCAGCAAGACGGGAACACGCATTGAAGAGACGGCGCGGCTTGCGGACCAGGTGGAGCAGTCTCTGCGCCGCAAGATTCCGGCCGGGGAGTTAGACAACATCCTCGATAACATCGGTCTGCCTAACAGCCCGTACAACACGATGCATATGACGAACGGAAGCATTGGGCCGGGCGATGGAGATATCCTCGTCTCGCTCAAGGAAGATCATCGTCCCACGGCGGAGTATGTGCGTCAGCTGCGCGCGGAGCTGCCACGCGAGTTCCCCGGAACGACCTTCTACTTCCTCCCTGCGGACATCACGACGCAGATCCTGAACTTCGGTCTGCCCGCGCCGATCGACGTACAGATCCAGAGCGCCGATAGCGATGCGAGCGAAGCCATTGCGGCGCAGTTGCTGACGAAGCTGAAGCAGGTGCCCGGCCTTGCGGATCTTCGCATCCAGCAGCAATCGGATTATCCGACGCTGGACGTCAACCTCGATCGCACCAAGGCGGCACAGGGTGGCTTCACCACGCGCGACGTCACGCAGAGCATGCTGAACACGCTGAGTGGTTCACAGCAGATTTCGCCCATGTTCTTCCTCAACTACAAGAATGGCGTGAACTATCCGCTGGTGGCGCAGACGCCGCAATACAGCATCACGTCCGTGCAGGATCTGCAAAATATTCCGATCAACTCCACGACGCCGGTGCAGCGGACGACGCCGGAACTTCTGGGCGATCTCGCTTCGATCAAGCGTGGACACGAGATGTCAGTCGTTTCGCATTACAACATTCGGCGCGTCGTCGACATCTACGGCAGCGTGCAGGATCGCGATCTGGGTGCGGTTGCCAAGGATGTTCAGAAGATCGTGGATGCGCAGAAGAATGTGCCGCGCGGTATGTTCCTCTCGATCCACGGACAGGCGGAGACGATGCGCAGTTCGTACACGGCTCTGTTGGTTGGGCTGGTCTTTGCGGTCCTTCTCGTTTACCTGCTGATCGTGGTGAACTTCCAGTCCTGGCTGGATCCGTTCATCATCATCACGGCGCTTCCGGCGGCTCTGGGAGGCATCATTCTCTTCCTCTTCCTGACGCACACGACGCTGAGCGTACCGGCGCTGATGGGAGCCATCATGTGCATGGGCGTTGCGACGGCGAACAGCATCCTTGTGGTCTCGTTTGCGAAGATCAAGTATGAGGAGCATGGCGATGCGATTCTGGCCGCGATTGAAGCCGGTGCGACACGCTTCCGCCCGGTGGTGATGACGGCGCTGGCGATGGTGATCGGCATGATTCCGATGGCGCTCGGTATGGGCGATGGCGGCGAGCAAAATGCACCGCTGGGCCGCGCAGTGATCGGCGGCCTGTTGTGCGCCACGCTGGCTACGCTGGCGTTTGTGCCTGCTGTCTTCGCGCTTCTTCATGGGCGCCGCAAGGGTGTTGCAGGACCGGCGCATCCGGCGAACGAGGTGGCGCATGCATAA
- a CDS encoding TIM barrel protein, with the protein MHRRDFTRTLAALAATAALPKFATAQAQQAAIRFSVMLWTLNKISPTEKSIELVAQAGYQGVELVGEWQKWSPADYARITSRTRALSLTIDSMAGVRGFADPATKDQLLADLAVALEAAKRLNCPQIILTSGKRTAASSHEACIEILKPVTDLAAKADKQVVIEPIDLLENPTSYLTSVTEAAEISRAINNPHLRVLYDLYHEQRQGGNLIEKIEKNIDQIALFHIASVPGRHEPSTGEVRYEAAYRRIAELKYNGFIAMEFYPTSDALTSLRTAREEAQRAITNV; encoded by the coding sequence ATGCACCGAAGAGACTTCACACGTACTCTGGCCGCTCTCGCTGCCACCGCCGCTCTGCCAAAATTCGCTACGGCGCAGGCGCAACAGGCCGCCATCCGCTTCTCCGTCATGCTCTGGACGCTCAACAAAATCTCCCCCACGGAGAAGTCCATCGAACTCGTCGCACAGGCTGGATACCAGGGCGTAGAGCTCGTCGGCGAGTGGCAGAAGTGGAGCCCCGCCGACTACGCCCGCATCACCAGTCGCACCAGGGCGCTCAGTCTCACCATCGACTCCATGGCTGGCGTACGCGGCTTCGCCGACCCCGCCACCAAGGACCAACTACTCGCCGACCTCGCCGTAGCGCTCGAAGCCGCCAAGCGCCTCAACTGCCCGCAGATCATCCTCACCTCAGGCAAGCGCACAGCAGCCTCCAGCCACGAAGCCTGCATCGAGATCCTCAAGCCCGTCACCGACCTCGCCGCGAAGGCCGACAAACAGGTCGTCATCGAACCTATCGATCTCCTCGAAAACCCGACCAGCTATCTCACCTCGGTGACCGAGGCCGCGGAGATCTCCCGCGCGATCAACAACCCCCACCTGCGCGTCCTCTACGACCTCTACCATGAGCAGCGGCAGGGCGGAAACCTCATCGAAAAGATCGAAAAGAACATAGACCAGATCGCCCTCTTCCACATCGCCAGCGTGCCCGGCCGCCACGAACCCAGCACAGGCGAAGTCCGCTACGAGGCCGCCTACCGCAGAATCGCCGAGCTGAAATACAACGGCTTCATCGCCATGGAGTTCTACCCCACCAGCGACGCCCTCACCAGCCTTCGCACCGCCCGCGAAGAAGCCCAGCGCGCCATCACCAATGTCTAG
- a CDS encoding sugar porter family MFS transporter, translating to MKSAQGKAMYLLVKSAITGSLGGLLFGFDTAVIAGVISALQIQFHLTDWQKGLTVAIALYGTVIGAIFSGMLGQKLGSRSALRIMGVLYVVSAVGCAFAGGWWMFLAFRFLGGLGIGGSSVLGPVYIAELSPAKWRGRMVGMFQFNIVLGILLAYLSNAIVAHFMLGAIEWRVQIGVGIAPAALFLIMLLSVPQSSRWLVTQNRLDEAHLVLQRMGSPDSQAEVDAIVESLRAEGGASRQSLFQKRYLFLIFLAVSIGLFNQLSGINAILYYVNDIFASAGFNHISSNFQAVAIGFGNLLGTFLGISIIDKVGRKTLLLAGAVGTALCLTGVGYVFHTNSHQKLLLPLLVGYIIFFAASQGAVIWVYLSELFPTNVRSKGQSLGSSSHWIANAIIANVFPVMAAYSKSIPFFFFAGMVVLQFFVVLFVYPETKGRSLETMGQHLGLHG from the coding sequence ATGAAGTCTGCACAGGGTAAGGCGATGTACCTTCTGGTGAAGAGCGCGATCACCGGCTCCCTGGGCGGGTTGCTCTTCGGTTTTGATACGGCGGTCATCGCGGGTGTAATCTCCGCGCTGCAGATCCAGTTCCATCTGACGGACTGGCAGAAGGGCCTGACGGTTGCCATTGCGTTGTATGGCACGGTGATCGGCGCGATCTTCAGCGGCATGCTGGGGCAGAAGCTGGGCAGCCGCAGCGCGCTGCGCATTATGGGTGTGCTCTACGTGGTTTCCGCCGTCGGTTGCGCGTTTGCTGGTGGCTGGTGGATGTTCCTGGCCTTCCGGTTCCTGGGCGGGTTGGGTATTGGCGGGTCGTCGGTGCTGGGGCCTGTCTACATAGCAGAGCTTTCGCCTGCGAAGTGGCGCGGACGCATGGTGGGCATGTTTCAGTTCAACATCGTCCTGGGTATTCTGCTGGCGTATCTTTCGAATGCGATTGTGGCGCACTTTATGTTGGGTGCGATCGAGTGGCGTGTGCAGATCGGCGTTGGCATTGCACCGGCGGCGCTGTTCCTGATCATGCTGCTGAGCGTGCCGCAGAGCTCGCGTTGGCTGGTGACGCAAAACCGGCTGGATGAAGCGCATCTTGTGCTGCAGAGGATGGGGTCGCCGGATTCGCAGGCCGAGGTAGATGCGATTGTGGAGTCGCTTCGCGCTGAGGGCGGAGCGAGCCGGCAGTCTCTCTTTCAGAAGCGCTACCTGTTCCTGATCTTTCTTGCAGTCTCGATCGGGCTGTTCAATCAGCTCAGCGGTATCAACGCCATTCTGTATTACGTGAATGACATCTTCGCGAGCGCGGGCTTCAACCACATCTCGTCGAACTTCCAGGCGGTGGCGATCGGGTTTGGCAACCTGCTGGGAACATTCCTCGGCATCTCGATCATCGATAAGGTGGGGCGGAAGACTCTGCTGCTGGCGGGTGCTGTGGGTACGGCGCTTTGCCTGACGGGCGTGGGGTACGTCTTCCATACCAACTCGCACCAGAAGCTGCTGCTGCCGCTGCTGGTGGGCTACATCATCTTTTTTGCGGCGTCGCAGGGCGCGGTGATCTGGGTGTATCTGTCGGAGTTGTTTCCGACCAACGTGCGTTCGAAGGGGCAGAGCCTGGGTTCGAGCTCGCACTGGATTGCGAATGCGATTATCGCGAATGTGTTTCCCGTGATGGCGGCGTATTCGAAGTCGATCCCGTTCTTCTTCTTTGCGGGTATGGTGGTGCTGCAGTTTTTTGTGGTGTTGTTTGTGTATCCGGAGACGAAAGGAAGGTCGCTGGAGACGATGGGGCAGCATTTGGGGTTGCACGGGTAA
- a CDS encoding efflux RND transporter periplasmic adaptor subunit, whose translation MHKDSVTGETVQGTKSEDMMDEHHDPHDTNETFHDEATRAHDAPVRIDTEARLGRGPFLIVGLVLVLVVVFVLVGIHSRASAENKLQHDTVAASVDPVFVTSPSGGAKAQEIKLPANTQAFIDTPIYSRTNGYLLKWYADIGTSVRKGQLLAVIQTPEVDQQVAQAKADVATAESNVQIAEITANRWKTLLAKNAVSKQETDQALSDFTARQSALNSAKANLSRLEQLQGFERIYAPFDGVVTARNVDIGSLVQAGDSNTPHSELFHMSAVGTLRLFVPVPEVYAGAVHNGAKVAVTSDAFPNDKFEGTIVRNSNTIDSSSRTLNVEVDLPNSTHKMLPGQYAFVHIPIPSGTSSMTLPSNALLFRAEGLQVGVVQGDRVHLTPVTIGHDYGATVEITAGLRPTDKVVLNPSDSLAEGAHVHVEQGKDQ comes from the coding sequence ATGCATAAGGATTCAGTAACAGGTGAAACAGTACAGGGAACCAAATCGGAGGACATGATGGACGAGCACCACGACCCGCACGATACGAACGAGACCTTCCATGACGAGGCCACTCGCGCACACGATGCGCCCGTACGCATCGACACCGAAGCACGGCTGGGCCGTGGACCTTTTCTCATCGTGGGCCTTGTGCTTGTGCTGGTGGTGGTCTTCGTCCTCGTGGGCATTCATAGCCGCGCTTCGGCGGAGAACAAGCTGCAGCACGATACCGTGGCGGCGTCGGTGGATCCTGTGTTCGTTACCTCACCGAGTGGAGGCGCCAAGGCGCAGGAGATCAAACTCCCTGCGAACACGCAGGCGTTCATCGATACGCCGATCTACTCGCGTACGAACGGTTACCTGCTGAAGTGGTACGCGGACATCGGCACGAGCGTTCGCAAGGGACAGCTTCTGGCGGTGATCCAGACGCCGGAGGTCGACCAGCAGGTTGCACAGGCGAAGGCGGACGTGGCAACGGCGGAATCGAATGTGCAGATCGCGGAGATCACGGCGAACCGCTGGAAGACGCTTCTGGCGAAGAACGCCGTTTCGAAGCAGGAGACAGACCAGGCGTTGAGCGATTTTACCGCCCGCCAGTCGGCGCTGAACAGTGCGAAGGCAAACCTCAGTCGTCTTGAGCAGCTGCAGGGCTTCGAGCGAATCTATGCACCGTTCGATGGTGTGGTGACGGCGCGCAACGTCGATATCGGATCGCTTGTGCAGGCGGGTGACAGCAACACGCCGCACAGCGAGCTCTTTCATATGTCCGCTGTGGGCACGCTGCGTCTCTTTGTTCCGGTGCCGGAAGTCTATGCAGGCGCTGTGCACAATGGAGCAAAGGTCGCTGTGACGTCGGACGCCTTCCCGAACGACAAGTTCGAGGGCACGATCGTGCGCAACTCCAATACGATCGACTCCTCTTCACGTACGTTGAACGTCGAAGTGGATCTTCCCAACTCCACGCACAAAATGCTTCCGGGACAATATGCCTTCGTGCACATTCCGATTCCGTCGGGCACAAGCTCGATGACACTTCCGTCCAACGCGCTGCTCTTCCGTGCAGAGGGGCTTCAGGTTGGTGTGGTGCAGGGAGACCGCGTACACCTTACTCCGGTCACGATCGGTCATGACTATGGAGCGACCGTCGAAATTACGGCGGGACTTCGGCCTACGGACAAGGTGGTTCTGAATCCTTCCGACTCTCTCGCCGAAGGCGCACACGTTCACGTTGAGCAAGGAAAAGACCAGTGA